The following proteins are encoded in a genomic region of Phaeodactylum tricornutum CCAP 1055/1 chromosome 1, whole genome shotgun sequence:
- a CDS encoding predicted protein — protein MRMTVLSRRLFKRLRPDRILRIYPKHVPLQWWRCCCWWGCYLLLMTRSAVTISASSLSTDERYLYYAQDVDTSPVIEYMPDADAADPNHPDFLYRPQAHGPRIVEFYAHWCPHCRRFRDHYVQFAGQLVAMAKDQKVEPPLRVYAISCVAHKAICRDQGVKGYPSLKVFPAYSLNATAEPSYFRLHPFSVLGSMGIDFDVDNHAQFAVADTSMTAASAAVTSHTHSSFLRRNWFGSLTSTTDGTLRERQTHVADLDSTRRTKQNVFDDAYRSFDFAIRTAVFMTNGPLEHNATRDALHDWLSLLQKATPPTWSTLQKPVRALLGNFDEIVRGEDHLLAVYEKVASPPASHQWSDDCSHGQKGAGYTCGLWQLFHIVTVGATEWNLMLLEENSPNLLDLTDTADTFRNYVQHFFGCEVCRLNFVSAYDACAHDRCHRLDPTDQSRTAWIQLPLWLFETHNAVNARLLREQAEREGWNVTLADQRAREFPSRHACPVCWKADGSWDEDMVYQFLRLEYWPEDSVAVDLREQLAQRIRVQQEGWDSQRDPNDPDDDRNVPVPPVALQLVPLMVVVGLVAAWYTKRNERLRTGRHKRIA, from the coding sequence ATGAGAATGACCGTTCTTTCCCGACGGCTATTCAAGCGACTGCGTCCCGACCGAATACTCCGTATCTACCCAAAGCATGTTCCCCTACAGTGGTGGcggtgttgttgttggtggggCTGCTACTTGCTGCTGATGACTCGCTCGGCAGTGACCATCTCGGCGAGTTCGTTGTCGACCGACGAACGGTACCTGTACTACGCCCAAGACGTGGACACGTCGCCCGTCATCGAGTACATGcccgacgccgacgccgccgATCCCAACCATCCCGACTTTCTCTATCGTCCACAAGCTCACGGACCTCGAATTGTGGAATTCTACGCACACTGGTGTCCCCACTGTCGGCGCTTTCGGGATCACTACGTACAATTCGCGGGACAACtcgtcgccatggccaaAGACCAAAAGGTCGAACCCCCGCTGCGCGTCTACGCCATTTCCTGCGTAGCGCACAAAGCCATCTGCCGCGATCAAGGCGTCAAAGGATACCCCAGTCTCAAAGTGTTCCCCGCCTATTCTCTCAACGCAACGGCGGAACCCTCCTACTTTCGACTCCACCCGTTTAGCGTTCTCGGCAGTATGGGCATCGACTTTGACGTCGACAACCACGCCCAGTTTGCCGTAGCCGATACGTCAATGACGGCCGCCTCGGCGGCCGTGACTAGTCACACGCATTCGTCCTTTCTGCGTCGGAACTGGTTCGGGAGTCTCACCAGTACCACGGACGGTACCCTCCGTGAACGCCAAACCCACGTTGCCGATCTGGACAGTACCCGTCGGACCAAGCAAAACGTTTTTGACGATGCCTACCGATCCTTCGATTTCGCCATCCGTACCGCCGTCTTCATGACCAACGGTCCTTTGGAACACAACGCGACCAGAGACGCCTTGCACGACTGGTTGTCCCTGCTACAAAAGGCCACGCCACCAACCTGGTCGACGTTACAGAAACCCGTACGGGCACTCCTGGGCAACTTTGACGAAATCGTGCGCGGCGAAGACCACTTGCTCGCAGTGTACGAAAAGGTAGCCTCGCCGCCCGCATCGCATCAGTGGAGTGACGACTGCTCGCACGGCCAAAAAGGTGCCGGCTACACGTGCGGCCTCTGGCAACTCTTCCACATTGTCACCGTGGGTGCCACGGAATGGAATCTTATGCTCTTGGAAGAGAATTCACCCAATCTTCTCGACCTGACCGACACCGCTGACACGTTCCGGAACTACGTCCAGCATTTCTTCGGTTGCGAAGTTTGTCGGCTCAATTTCGTCTCGGCCTACGACGCCTGCGCGCACGATCGGTGCCACCGCTTGGACCCTACCGACCAGTCCCGGACCGCCTGGATCCAACTACCCCTCTGGTTGTTCGAAACGCACAATGCCGTCAATGCTAGACTCCTTCGCGAACAGGCCGAACGGGAAGGATGGAACGTTACCCTCGCCGACCAGCGCGCCCGGGAGTTTCCCTCGCGCCACGCCTGTCCCGTGTGTTGGAAAGCTGACGGGAGCTGGGACGAAGATATGGTGTACCAGTTCCTGCGACTCGAATACTGGCCCGAAGACTCGGTGGCGGTAGACCTTCGGGAGCAGTTGGCCCAGCGCATTCGGGTACAACAGGAAGGCTGGGATTCCCAGCGTGACCCGAACGATCCGGACGACGATCGGAACGTCCCCGTCCCACCCGTGGCCTTACAGCTGGTTCCGTTGATGGTTGTGGTAGGACTAGTGGCCGCCTGGTACACGAAACGTAACGAGCGGCTGAGGACGGGTCGGCACAAACGGATCGCCTGA
- a CDS encoding predicted protein, whose amino-acid sequence MPASAPADNHNNNNKDATVTPPPGLPKTVYLIRHAESEENRRIGSVKNVFTSLRSFSFPSRLDVGASLELVNVAAQIDSPVSYLGKAQIATMAQQLKQADFVKLSDIQLVLHSPLERARQTCLGLLGCVAPLKATTDQHHDEAIPDLPRVAQVDLLAEKTPSEWVPGNAGALTARVQAFQDYLRAQPETSVAVVGHSQYFKHMLGLDFKFANCDVWKVEFAADDRGPPATVLVDGTTYTLPPPWSNLQRLYVSDPIPPPAKEHAMG is encoded by the coding sequence ATGCCGGCATCCGCTCCCGccgacaaccacaacaacaataataaGGACGCTACCGTCACGCCGCCGCCGGGTCTCCCCAAGACTGTGTACTTGATTCGTCACGCCGAATCCGAAGAAAACCGCCGCATCGGCTCGGTCAAGAACGTCTTCACGTCGCTCCGTTCCTTCTCCTTTCCCTCGCGACTCGACGTCGGCGCCTCGTTGGAACTCGTCAACGTTGCGGCACAGATCGATTCTCCCGTATCGTACCTGGGCAAAGCGCAGATTGCCACCATGGCACAACAGCTGAAACAAGCCGACTTTGTCAAACTCTCCGACATACAACTCGTCCTACATTCACCACTCGAACGGGCCCGACAAACATGTCTGGGATTGCTCGGTTGCGTAGCGCCGTTGAAGGCAACCACCGACCAGCACCACGACGAGGCCATCCCGGACTTGCCTCGCGTCGCCCAGGTCGACCTGCTTGCGGAGAAAACGCCGTCCGAGTGGGTCCCGGGCAACGCGGGTGCCCTCACCGCACGCGTACAAGCCTTTCAGGATTACCTACGCGCGCAACCAGAAACttccgtcgccgtcgtcggacACTCGCAGTACTTTAAGCACATGCTAGGACTCGACTTTAAATTCGCCAATTGCGACGTCTGGAAGGTGGAATTCGCCGCGGATGACCGAGGCCCGCCCGCGACGGTCCTTGTGGACGGCACGACCTACACGCTACCCCCGCCGTGGTCCAATCTACAACGACTCTACGTATCCGATCCAATCCCTCCCCCCGCTAAGGAACACGCCATGGGATGA
- a CDS encoding predicted protein — translation MGEKYRSWYTNTWIAWSCGVALWLSRTTIAAGSTEEFYLYYGDTDASTYVQEYRATKDGIPLDGLFEQSEHPRIVEFYSPYCPHCRHFKPKYVRLARDVGQKYPDVEFYAVSCVAHSDMCQKYNVRGFPQILALSASTAEPTVLSKNSYTVRGIASALKLGPVLGGTSTGTVGRTARLLEDGTEAGDSDEPPNDDSEQTVDQPDENSNDPSLDGKVSFELHVPIPDLRPHPTGDDVPNSNDPSADEKTEDEPADSQDTRKHYSGEDPTVGNGLFNVDIDDSPDEGFDQSADDRDDPDAEEYYSDNRDDEDLDESEDQESEQDPYGMDLFFEAQKRGGDESESSDLPGPVQRKPGAVTAQFAPRDMDKYRDVLRQKRAAEQKKRKFVGLRKDRQVKPLGPVVRDGASKAMRANTPGTLEYKQRQKESSERLAKLLEKKFGKKRAAKYVSSKGIGNRIGNYTSLPFKKEVAKPRLVEQLPILKRVVRMDDEEMLILDSSLSFLRGLRYGVFQDPKPLTGKKKRALKDWLDLLSGSLPQEWGLHEIIDDLLDNLDYIAQGSKNLHDILDKHPIQRRNWSRSCTKGGRNVNGFTCGFWKLLHVMTVGVAEHRGGKNLVATGLRRDIRVFAPMEAADTLREYMAHFFSCTECSKHFLVQYDQCDMNRRCGRLATDAHDATDSDWKELAKWLWEFHNDVSVHVLNERTDNKRKQMQQRTWRRAESGPGAAGLFEQVSVVWPSTLSCTECIKADGTFDEDAVFTYLEQTYWPGLEDSIDRVIQFYDEHESGSKVLTLILLCIGAYLAFVMRKSLGPKSLQQSLIMARKMRPKGSVGVDKRSV, via the exons ATGGGGGAAAAATACCGATCGTGGTACACGAACACTTGGATCGCGTGGAGCTGTGGGGTCGCTCTATGGCTGAGTAGAACGACGATTGCTGCCGGATCTACCGAAGAATTCTACCTTTATTACGGCGACACGGATGCCTCGACGTACGTGCAAGAGTACCGGGCGACCAAAGACGGGATTCCTCTCGACGGATTGTTCGAACAATCCGAACATCCCCGCATTGTCGAGTTCTACTCACCGTATTGT CCGCACTGTCGTCACTTCAAACCCAAATACGTCCGATTGGCGCGAGACGTGGGACAGAAGTATCCCGACGTGGAGTTTTACGCGGTTTCCTGTGTCGCTCACAGTGACATGTGTCAGAAATACAACG TTCGAGGGTTTCCGCAGATCTTGGCCCTGTCGGCCTCTACTGCCGAACCGACAGTGTTGTCCAAGAACTCTTACACGGTGCGAGGCATTGCCTCCGCCTTGAAGCTCGGACCGGTCCTTGGCGGTACGTCCACCGGGACCGTCGGTCGGACGGCCCGACTTCTGGAAGACGGTACCGAAGCAGGAGACTCGGACGAGCCACCCAACGATGACTCGGAGCAAACGGTGGACCAACCCGACGAAAACTCCAACGACCCGAGTCTGGACGGCAAAGTATCTTTCGAACTTCACGTTCCTATTCCGGATCTGCGACCCCACCCCACCGGTGACGACGTGCCCAATTCCAACGATCCGAGTGCCGACGAAAAAACAGAAGACGAACCCGCCGACTCGCAAGATACACGGAAGCACTACTCGGGCGAGGACCCCACCGTCGGGAACGGTCTTTTTAACGTGGATATTGATGATTCCCCCGATGAAGGCTTTGATCAATCCGCCGACGATCGAGACGACCCTGACGCGGAAGAATACTACAGTGACAaccgcgacgacgaagatctCGACGAAAGCGAAGACCAGGAGAGTGAACAAGACCCCTACGGAATGGACCTATTCTTCGAGGCTCAGAAACGTGGCGGTGACGAGTCGGAGTCCTCCGACCTTCCCGGTCCCGTCCAGCGCAAACCCGGAGCCGTCACCGCGCAGTTTGCCCCTCGAGATATGGACAAGTACCGCGACGTCCTACGCCAGAAACGGGCCGCCGAACAGAAGAAACGTAAGTTTGTCGGACTGCGAAAGGATCGTCAAGTAAAGCCACTGGGTCCTGTAGTCCGGGACGGTGCCTCGAAGGCTATGAGGGCCAATACGCCGGGAACACTGGAATACAAACAACGCCAGAAAGAGTCCTCGGAACGTTTGGCAAAGTTGCTGGAGAAAAAGTTTGGCAAGAAAAGGGCCGCCAAGTACGTTTCGTCTAAAGGTATCGGAAACCGTATCGGGAATTACACGTCGCTGCCCTTCAAAAAGGAAGTGGCCAAGCCGCGCTTGGTGGAGCAGCTTCCAATACTCAAAAGAGTAGTACGCATGGATGACGAGGAGATGCTCATCCTCGACTCCTCCCTGTCGTTTCTCCGAGGGCTCCGCTATGGAGTCTTTCAAGATCCAAAACCATTGACAGGCAAAAAGAAGCGTGCGCTCAAAGACTGGTTGGATTTACTGAGTGGCTCGCTGCCACAGGAATGGGGACTCCACGAGATCATTGACGATCTTTTGGACAACCTGGATTATATTGCCCAAGGGAGCAAGAACTTGCACGATATTCTCGACAAACACCCGATTCAACGCAGGAACTGGAGTCGCTCTTGCACCAAAGGTGGTCGAAACGTCAACGGTTTTACTTGCGGATTCTGGAAGTTGCTGCACGTCATGACTGTTGGTGTGGCAGAACACCGAGGTGGCAAGAACCTTGTGGCTACGGGACTGCGTCGGGACATCCGTGTCTTCGCGCCCATGGAAGCTGCGGATACTCTGCGCGAGTACATGGCGCATTTCTTTAGCTGTACCGAATGCTCGAAGCACTTTCTGGTCCAGTACGATCAGTGTGACATGAATCGCCGCTGCGGTCGTCTCGCTACGGATGCGCACGATGCTACCGATTCGGACTGGAAGGAATTGGCGAAATGGCTCTGGGAATTCCACAACGACGTGAGTGTCCATGTTTTGAACGAACGCACGGACAACAAACGCAAACAAATGCAGCAACGCACATGGCGTCGTGCGGAGTCCGGTCCCGGAGCAGCAGGACTGTTTGAACAGGTCAGCGTGGTTTGGCCTTCGACCTTGTCATGTACAGAATGCATCAAGGCGGACGGTACGTTCGACGAGGATGCCGTCTTTACGTACTTGGAACAAACCTACTGGCCTGGTTTGGAAGATTCCATTGATCGTGTAATACAGTTTTACGACGAACACGAGTCCGGATCCAAGGTCTTGACACTCATCCTGTTGTGCATTGGTGCGTACTTGGCTTTCGTGATGCGTAAGAGTCTCGGTCCGAAAAGTCTCCAACAATCCCTGATTATGGCACGGAAAATGAGGCCGAAAGGCTCCGTCGGCGTGGACAAGCGTTCGGTTTGA